Genomic DNA from Planktomarina temperata RCA23:
AGCGGTAGCCGGGGCAGAAGTTCATGCCCTTACCGGCGGCGACCAGTTCGAAGCCGCAGGAATGCACCCAATCCACCAGTTCGCAGATCGCGGCGGGTTGGTCGCCATAGGCCATCGAATAAACGACGCCCGCCTTGCGCGCCCGCTCGGCTAAAGCCGGGCCGCACATCACGTCGGCCTCCACGTTCACCATGACGACATGTTTGCCAGCATCAATGGCCGCGAGGGCGTGGCGAACGCCGGCGATGGGATGGCCGGTCGCTTCGATCACCACTTCGATCTCGGAACAGGCAAAAAGGTCTGCTGTATCGTCCGTGACGCACGTCTCACCGGATGATACGGCCGCGTCGAGAGTGCCCGCTGAGAACTGCTCCTCATCCCATTGCACCCGCGCGAGCGATGCCCTGGCCTTTTCCACATCCAGATCGGCGATCCCGACGACGTGCAGACCTGCGATGTGCCGGGCCTGAGCCAGCACCATCGAGCCGAATTTGCCAGCTCCGATCAATCCGATCCGCACCGGGTGCCCGTCGGCCGCACGTTCTTCCAATAGTGTGGACAAATTCATGGCATTGCTCCTTTGAAATGATGTTGCACGCAATATACGAGGGGAGGGGGCGTCAAACCATCACAATATCGCACAGTATTGTTAAGCTGTGCTTCATAGTCGTTAACGAGTTCCCGCTTGTGTGAACCCACCGCGGTGGCAATATAGCCAAAATTGACCGTGCCATAGGGAGGCGACCCGTTTGCCAAATCGAAGCAAAATGAATGGTTCCAACGTGAGCCTGGCCAGCCGTGCCTGGGCAATCCGGCGCTATGCCCTGCAGATGGCAGAGGTGCAGGGGCAAGGCTATATCGGACAGGCGCTTGGTGTCGCGGATGTGCTGGCGGCGTCCTATTTTCACGCCATGGACTACCGCGCAGAAGATCCCGAATGGGAGGGGCGCGACCGCTTCTATCTGTCTATCGGCCATTACGCGATCGCACTTTACGCAGCACTGCTCGAGGCCGGTATCCTGCCCGAAGACGAGATCGAGACCTACGGCATGGACGACAGCCGGATGCCGATGTCGGGTATGGCGGCCTATACGCCGGGGATGGAGATCACCGGCGGGTCATTGGGCCACGGTCTGGGTATCGCCGTGGGGGCCGCTCTTGGGCTGAAACGAAAGCAGTCTAACGCGTTCGTCTACAACATGCTGTCGGACGGTGAACTGGGGGAGGGATCGACCTGGGAAGCAGTCATGTCAGCGGTACAATGGAAACTCGACAACCTGATTGCCATCGTTGATTTCAACAACCAGCAGGCCGATGGGCCGACGCTGGAAGTGCTGGCGACGCAAGAGGAAGCGCCGAAATGGGCAGCCTTTGGCTGGTACGCCCAAGAGGTCGATGGCAACGATCTGAACGCGCTGGTTCGGGCCTTCGACAACGCACGCAACCACGATGGTGCACAGCCACGCGTCATCATCTGCCGGACCAAGATGTGCAAGGGCATTCCGTTTCTGGAACAGCGCGAAAGCACACACTTCATCCGTGTCGAGGCGGATGAGTGGACCAAGGCAATTGCCCTTCTGGACGAGGATAAACCGCTATGACCATTCCCGCCTTCTCGCGCCGCAAATCAAAATATACGCCCCG
This window encodes:
- a CDS encoding transketolase, with the translated sequence MNGSNVSLASRAWAIRRYALQMAEVQGQGYIGQALGVADVLAASYFHAMDYRAEDPEWEGRDRFYLSIGHYAIALYAALLEAGILPEDEIETYGMDDSRMPMSGMAAYTPGMEITGGSLGHGLGIAVGAALGLKRKQSNAFVYNMLSDGELGEGSTWEAVMSAVQWKLDNLIAIVDFNNQQADGPTLEVLATQEEAPKWAAFGWYAQEVDGNDLNALVRAFDNARNHDGAQPRVIICRTKMCKGIPFLEQRESTHFIRVEADEWTKAIALLDEDKPL